In Caretta caretta isolate rCarCar2 chromosome 4, rCarCar1.hap1, whole genome shotgun sequence, one genomic interval encodes:
- the PKD2 gene encoding polycystin-2 isoform X3 codes for MEENTSRERYLKSVLRELITYMIFLVVLCVLTYGMVSSSMYYYTRVMSQLFLETPLSKMEKTNFKTLSTMEDFWKFTEGPLLDGLYWEMWYNNKTMAENKSFIYYENLLLGVPRVRQLKVRNGTCSIPEDLKDEIKECYDVYSVANEDTAPFGLRNGTAWTYTNEQDLNGSSHWGLIASYSGAGYYQDLSRSREETATQIANLKKYLWLDRGTRAAFIDFSVYNANINLFCIVRLLVEFPATGGLITSWQFQPVKLIHYISSFDFFLAACEMAFCLFTLYYIVEEILEIRIHKLHYFRSLWNCLDILIIVLSVAAIGINIYRRSTVDMLLKKQLEDQNAFPNFEPLAYWQIQFNNIAAVTVFFVWIKLFKFVSFNRTMSQLSTTMSRCAKDVIGFAIMFFIIFLAYAQLAYLVFGTQVDDFSTFQECVFTQFRIILGDFNFTEVEEANRVLGPIYFTTFVFFMFFILLNMFLAIINDTYSEVKSDMAQQKAEMELSDLIKKGYNKAMIKLKLKKTTVDDISENLQQGGGKLNFDELRQDLKGKGHTDAEIEAIFTKYDQDGDQELTEHEHQQMRDDLEKEREDLDLDRSSLPRPMSGRSFPRSLDDSEEDDDEDSGHSSRRRGSSSSGVSYEEFQVLVRRVDRMEHSIGSIVSKIDAVIVKLEAMERAKLKRRDVLGRLLDGVTEDERLGRDNEIHREQMERLVREELERWESDDTASQMSHRLGTPLGLNSQPRSRNSRPSSSQSIEGIDGSGGGNGGSNIHV; via the exons TGACTTATGGGATGGTGAGTTCCAGTATGTACTATTACACTAGGGTAATGTCACAGCTCTTCCTGGAAACACCTTTATCGAAAATGGAGAAAACCAATTTCAAAACCCTATCCACCATGGAGGACTTCTGGAag TTCACAGAAGGCCCTTTGCTGGATGGGCTGTACTGGGAGATGTGGTACAACAATAAAACCATGGCAGAAAACAAAAGTTTCATTTATTATGAGAATCTGCTTTTGGGGGTGCCTCGTGTTCGGCAGCTGAAAGTGAGAAATGGGACATGCTCGATACCTGAGGACTTAAAAGATGAAATTAAAGAGTGCTATGACGTTTATTCTGTTGCTAATGAAGATACTGCTCCTTTTGGGCTCCGAAATGGAACAGC TTGGACTTACACCAATGAACAAGATTTGAATGGGAGCAGCCACTGGGGGTTGATTGCCTCATACAGTGGGGCTGGTTATTATCAAGATCTGTCACGAAGCAGAGAGGAGACAGCCACACAGATTGCTAACCTTAAGAAATACTTGTGGCTGGATAGAGGGACAAGAGCAGCCTTTATTGATTTCTCTGTGTACAATGCGAACATCAATCTATTCTGTATTGTCAG gtTATTAGTGGAGTTTCCAGCAACAGGCGGCCTCATTACATCTTGGCAGTTTCAGCCAGTGAAGCTTATCCATTACATTTCTAGTTTTGATTTCTTCCTGGCAGCCTGTGAAATGGCCTTTTGTCTCTTCACCCTTTATTATATTGTAGAAGAGATCTTGGAAATTCGCATCCATAAACTGCATTACTTCAGGAGTCTCTGGAATTGTCTTGATATCCTTATCATTGTG CTATCCGTAGCAGCTATAGGAATTAACATATATAGAAGGTCAACAGTGGACATGTTACTGAAGAAGCAGCTGGAAGATCAAAACGCTTTCCCCAATTTTGAACCTTTGGCATATTGGCAAATACAATTCAACAACATTGCTGCCGTCACTGTGTTTTTTGTCTGGATTAAG CTCTTCAAATTTGTCAGCTTCAACAGAACAATGAGCCAGTTATCCACCACCATGTCTCGCTGTGCCAAAGATGTCATTGGCTTTGCTattatgtttttcattattttcttagCATATGCTCAGCTGGCTTACCTTGTGTTTGGCACTCAAGTTGATGACTTCAGTACTTTCCAGGAGTGTGT ctttaCTCAGTTCCGCATCATTTTGGGAGACTTTAACTTTACAGAGGTTGAAGAAGCTAACAGAGTTTTGGGACCAATTTATTTCACTACATTTGTGTTCTTTATGTTCTTCATTCTTTTG AACATGTTTTTGGCCATTATCAATGATACTTATTCAGAGGTCAAATCCGATATGGCCCAGCAGAAGGCGGAAATGGAACTGTCCGATCTTATcaaaaag GGATACAATAAAGCCATGATTAAACTTAAATTGAAAAAAACTACTGTTGATGACATTTCAGAGAACTTGCAACAAGGTGGGGGCAAGTTAAACTTTGATGAACTACGACAGGATCTCAAGGG GAAGGGTCACACAGATGCAGAGATTGAAGCAATATTTACGAAGTACGACCAGGATGGGGACCAGGAATTGACAGAACATGAACATCAGCAAATGAGAGATGATCTAGAGAAAGAGAGG GAGGATCTGGATCTGGACAGGAGCTCTCTACCACGTCCAATGAGTGGTCGAAGCTTCCCTCGCAGTCTGGATGACTCTGAAGAAGACGATGATGAGGACAGTGGACACAGCTCTAGAAGAAGAGGTAGCAGCTCTAGTGGGGTTTCATATGAAGAGTTCCAAGT GTTGGTGAGACGAGTGGATCGCATGGAACATTCCATAGGCAGTATTGTTTCCAAAATTGATGCTGTTATTGTAAAGCTTGAGGCAATGGAGCGGGCCAAACTAAAAAGGAGAGACGTTTTGGGAAGACTGCTGGATGGAGTTACAGAG GATGAAAGATTGGGACGTGACAATGAAATCCACAGGGAACAAATGGAGAGGTTAGTACGAGAGGAACTGGAGCGTTGGGAATCGGATGACACAGCTTCCCAAATGAGCCACCGCTTGGGAACACCACTTGGACTGAATAGCCAGCCTCGTTCTAGGAATTCCCGTCCATCCTCCTCTCAGTCAATAGAAGGCATTGATGGAAGTGGAGGAGGGAATGGCGGGAGCAACATCCATGTGTAA